One window of the Dendropsophus ebraccatus isolate aDenEbr1 chromosome 12, aDenEbr1.pat, whole genome shotgun sequence genome contains the following:
- the LOC138769672 gene encoding uncharacterized protein has protein sequence MGSKWTYCISCLYLISCYTRVCFTQLPVQLLPAYEDTLWLDQSNSSPELDHVNPEQNSATQTRHLIPSGATSAKDPPHGSNLPELGLKDKEPKTLPDSSEDVDPSFDFIVEDEDHPSTITNLTSTGNRTFGNLYNSTLWWPFIHFPNYVICQFSQGCDYMENDLMEPTFFGSHKLLALFLGMAGVLAFLLILIYCIYIRQHKEEMFSHHKLYGEGFEDPVLHLDTPVDHLDFFSFRDTELTPAPTPQHKCYNPETYETKEDYKVEVPKGTSSNEHLHQILQMGSIRLS, from the exons ATGGGATCCAAATGGACCTATTGCATCTCATGTCTATACCTAATATCCTGCTACACCAGAGTGTGCTTTACACAATTACCTGTACAACTACTACCTGCGTACGAAGACACCCTTTGGCTTGATCAATCTAACTCTTCACCTGAGCTTGACCATGTTAATCCAGAACAGAATAGTGCAACCCAAACCAGACACCTCATCCCCAGTGGGGCTACCTCAGCAAAAGACCCTCCTCATGGGTCAAACCTCCCTGAATTAGGCCTCAAAGATAAAGAACCAAAGACCTTGCCAGATTCCAGTGAGGATGTTGACCCTAGCTTTGATTTCATAGTTGAAGATGAAGATCATCCATCGACCATAACGAATCTGACATCTACTGGGAATCGGACATTTGGAAACCTTTACAATTCAACTCTTTGGTGGCCTTTCATACATTTCCCAAACTATGTTATTTGTCAGTTTTCTCAAGGGTGTGATTATATGGAAAACG ATCTAATGGAGCCGACATTCTTTGGAAGCCACAAACTGCTTGCGTTGTTCCTTGGTATGGCGGGGGTACTTGCCTTTCTGCTCATTCTTATCTATTGTATCTACATTCGACAACACAAAGAAGAAATGTTTTCCCACCATAAACTCTATGGAGAAGGCTTTGAGGACCCAG TGCTGCACCTGGACACTCCCGTAGACCATCTGGACTTCTTTTCCTTCAGAGATACAGAGCTGACTCCAGCTCCCACGCCACAACACAAATGTTATAATCCAGAAACCTATGAAACTAAAGAAGACTACAAGGTAGAAGTCCCAAAGGGCACGTCATCGAACGAACATCTCCATCAGATTCTCCAGATGGGCTCCATTAGGCTCTCATAA
- the UPK2 gene encoding uroplakin-2, producing the protein MPPYCLYEAWMLQALDTSLAPRTTSLIEAQAQIVGNNETYVVPDKFNVPQCRSAYGEPSPTDPYVFQVGPNISNQNASQVIRIMPGTSYKIRFVLYNSVNTQIAYTNWSQPFQTRALPPNPREMPTTFEGRSGGMVVITVLLSISMFMLLIGLAVTFGTPK; encoded by the exons ATGCCACCTTACTGCTTGTATGAGGCATGGATGCTCCAGGCATTGGATACATCATTGGCCCCAAGAACAACCTCCCTGATAGAGGCACAGGCCCAGATTGTGG GAAACAATGAAACGTATGTTGTCCCAGACAAATTTAATGTACCACAGTGCAGATCTGCGTATGGAGAACCTTCACCGACAGATCCTTATGTGTTTCAAGTGGGACCAAATATCAGTAATCAAAATGCTAGCCAAGTTATTAGAATTATGCCTGGGACTTCTTATAA GATACGTTTTGTATTATATAATAGCGTCAATACACAGATCGCTTACACAAACTGGTCACAGCCATTCCAGACACGAG CTCTGCCTCCAAACCCAAGAGAGATGCCGACCACCTTTGAAGGACGTTCAGGAGGAATGGTGGTCATCACTGTGCTGCTCAGTATCTCAATGTTCATGCTATTGATTGGCCTTGCCGTCACCTTTGGGACCCCTAAATAA